From the Vibrio alginolyticus NBRC 15630 = ATCC 17749 genome, one window contains:
- a CDS encoding Na+/H+ antiporter NhaC family protein → MEQADVTSLIPILITLFLALTTRNVVVGLFAGVVSGVAMLEGTFVEKGPLDSFSALMKSYLLPQLTDSYNAGVILLLVFIGGFVALMEKSGGGVAFAKKVTQWVASKCQAQLSAWFGGVVIFFSDLGTPLIVGPVFRPLFDKLKVSRQKLAFIIDSTSSPVAILIPFIGWGVYIMGLIQKEFTALNVSMSDWDAFIGAIPYQFYAFLAIAIVPIVSFFKLDFGPMAKAEQLAEQGSDFGKVQESMNVFTHKNAKSSFVWAPLLVMLVVLCTILVPHGFPFQKVAGSTFRAALSSAYFFAAFTLIALMAFYGVRKLSDGIQVYLKGMSNMMSVAVILVLAWALSSVGKELGAAAYIAEQAQAGFPYWLLPAVAFLLAGIISFATGSSWGTFAIMMPLVIPTAVAIDAPLLVCIGAVLSGGLFGDHCSPISETTILSSTGAGCEQYEHFRTQLPYALLNGMIALGCFLLAGINASPVIVLAAIISQCVVYFVLSKQKSTAKLEVVSAEQ, encoded by the coding sequence ATGGAACAGGCTGACGTTACCTCTCTCATTCCCATCCTTATTACTCTTTTCCTCGCGCTGACCACAAGAAATGTCGTTGTTGGTTTATTCGCGGGTGTGGTGAGTGGTGTCGCTATGCTCGAAGGGACATTTGTCGAAAAAGGGCCACTAGACTCGTTTAGTGCACTGATGAAAAGCTATCTACTGCCGCAATTAACTGACAGCTACAATGCGGGCGTCATTTTGCTCTTGGTCTTTATTGGTGGCTTTGTTGCCTTGATGGAGAAATCTGGCGGTGGTGTGGCGTTTGCTAAAAAGGTTACTCAATGGGTTGCGAGTAAATGCCAAGCTCAACTGTCCGCATGGTTCGGTGGTGTGGTTATTTTCTTCTCAGACCTTGGTACACCACTGATTGTTGGCCCTGTTTTTCGCCCTTTATTTGATAAGTTAAAAGTATCACGCCAAAAATTAGCTTTTATTATCGACTCTACTTCCTCTCCCGTCGCAATCTTGATCCCTTTTATCGGATGGGGCGTTTACATCATGGGATTGATTCAAAAAGAGTTTACTGCCCTGAATGTCAGTATGAGTGATTGGGATGCTTTCATTGGTGCGATCCCGTATCAGTTTTACGCCTTTCTTGCGATCGCGATTGTGCCGATTGTCTCTTTCTTCAAATTAGATTTCGGACCGATGGCGAAGGCTGAACAACTAGCAGAGCAGGGCTCCGACTTTGGGAAAGTGCAGGAGTCCATGAATGTGTTTACGCATAAAAATGCAAAATCTAGTTTTGTATGGGCACCTTTGCTCGTTATGCTGGTGGTTCTATGTACCATCCTCGTGCCACACGGTTTTCCATTTCAAAAAGTGGCAGGATCAACGTTTAGAGCTGCACTTTCTTCTGCATATTTCTTTGCGGCCTTCACTTTAATTGCGCTGATGGCGTTTTATGGCGTAAGAAAGCTTTCGGATGGTATTCAGGTTTATCTGAAAGGGATGTCAAACATGATGTCAGTGGCGGTGATTCTGGTATTGGCTTGGGCGCTTAGCTCGGTTGGGAAAGAATTAGGTGCAGCTGCATACATTGCTGAACAAGCTCAAGCCGGTTTCCCTTACTGGTTATTGCCAGCGGTTGCGTTTTTACTGGCCGGTATTATCTCGTTCGCTACGGGATCATCTTGGGGGACGTTTGCCATCATGATGCCATTAGTGATCCCAACTGCCGTCGCGATTGATGCACCACTGTTGGTTTGTATTGGTGCGGTATTATCTGGTGGCTTGTTTGGCGATCACTGTTCTCCCATCTCTGAAACTACGATTTTGTCGTCGACAGGAGCGGGGTGTGAACAGTATGAGCACTTCCGTACACAATTACCTTACGCATTACTCAATGGAATGATCGCATTGGGGTGTTTTCTTTTAGCTGGAATCAACGCCTCACCAGTGATTGTGCTTGCCGCAATTATTTCTCAGTGTGTGGTTTATTTTGTGCTGTCTAAACAAAAGTCAACCGCGAAGCTAGAGGTGGTTTCGGCAGAACAATAA